The window TTATAGATATTGACCAGGGAACCTTTTTGGAAAAACTCGATAAAGGAGCTTTAATTTTCAATACCGAAGAAGAAAGCGGATATAAAGTACTCTCTGTTGACTCTAACAGATATGATGCTAAATACTGGGTAGAAAGCTTCCTGAATATTGAGCCGAAACAAGACGAAATTTTTCAGACTAAAAAGTACCTTAAGCTTTGTGAAGACTTTTCGAAAGACATAGTTTTCCCTAACGAAGACCAGAAAGAACAGATAAAATTCCTTAACAAATCTGTTGACTTCTTTGCAAAGAACGATGATTTTGTAGAAGACGAATTCATTAATCAGGTTATAGAAAACCCGGAATACCAAAACGAGTTTAAAGACTATAAAAACAAATTTCAGGAAGATTATAAAATTGAAGATTTTTCGAATTTCGCAATTGCAAATGACGCGGTTACAACAATGAGAAAGAAATTCAAAAATGTGATTAACCTGGATACTAATTTTGAAATCAAACTGAATTTCACCGATAACAATTCAAACAATTTCATAGAAAAAGGATACGACGAAGATAAAGG is drawn from Bacteroidota bacterium and contains these coding sequences:
- a CDS encoding nucleoid-associated protein, giving the protein MLNLYGASIEEMSIHQIGNKSKEEGMFLSKDPYPVDSELTSHLSEFFFKPFRSKEENYHNFYHETDLSFNDLYNLVKGIFNAPDSFHEYSKKIAEYLYSKSEHPHIIPGEVYVTLLNDVSLDNEMVQAVGIFKSEVPREFMKFRKKDENLFIDIDQGTFLEKLDKGALIFNTEEESGYKVLSVDSNRYDAKYWVESFLNIEPKQDEIFQTKKYLKLCEDFSKDIVFPNEDQKEQIKFLNKSVDFFAKNDDFVEDEFINQVIENPEYQNEFKDYKNKFQEDYKIEDFSNFAIANDAVTTMRKKFKNVINLDTNFEIKLNFTDNNSNNFIEKGYDEDKG